The segment AAGTCGGTGAGGTAACCTTTTGGAGCCAGCCGCCGAAGGTGGGATAGATGATTGGGGTGAAGTCGTAACAAGGTAGCCGTATCGGAAGGTGCGGCTGGATCACCTCCTTTCTAAGGATATTTTCGGAATACAAACCTTGGGTTTGTACGATTACGTTTTGCTGTTCAGTTTTGAAGGTTCATTCTTCTGAATGAAATACTTCAAAATCATGTACTCCTGTTATTCTCAACAATAGAAGCAGGTAGTAGCTTTGTTCTTTGAAAACTGGATAAAACGACATTGAAATTGTAACAAACACATTTATTTTTTAAGTTTTTTAGGCTTAATAATTTAAGGGTTTTGAGATACGAGTTAGACAAGGAAGCGATTGAGTGAGTAAAGGAGCGTACCTCTGTACGTGACTGAGCGAGCGAATGAAGCTGACGCTGGATAACGACGTATATCGAAAGCCGACGGTTAAGTTATTAAGGGCGCACGGCGAATGCCTTGGCACTAGGAGCCGAAGAAGGACGGCACTAACACCGATATGCTTCGGGGAGCTGTAAGTGAGCTTTGATCCGGAGATTTCCGAATGGGGGAACCCACTACGTTTAATGGCGTAGTATCTTGACGTGAATACATAGCGTCTTGAAGGCAGACCCAGGGAACTGAAACATCTAAGTACCTGGAGGAAGAGAAAGAAAAATCGATTCCCTGAGTAGCGGCGAGCGAAACGGGAAGAGCCCAAACCAAGAGGCTTGCCTCTTGGGGTTGTAGGACACTCTATACGGAGTTACAAAAGAGCGAGTTAGATGAAGCGACTTGGAAAGGTCCGCCAGAGCAGGTAATAGCCCTGTAGTCGAAAGTTCGTTCTCTCCTGAGTGGATCCTGAGTACGGCGGAACACGTGAAATTCCGTCGGAATCCGGGAGGACCATCTCCCAAGGCTAAATACTACCTAGTGACCGATAGTGAACCAGTACCGTGAGGGAAAGGTGAAAAGCACCCCGGGAGGGGAGTGAAAGAGAACCTGAAACCGTGTGCCTACAAGTAGTTAGAGCCCGTTCATGGGTGATAGCGTGCCTTTTGTAGAATGAACCGGCGAGTTACGATTACGTGCAAGGTTAAGCTGTAGAAGGCGGAGCCGCAGCGAAAGCGAGTCTGAATAGGGCGAAGTAGTACGTGGTCGTAGACCCGAAACCAGGTGATCTACCCATGTCCAGGGTGAAGGTAAGGTAACACTTACTGGAGGCCCGAACCCACGCACGTTGAAAAGTGCGGGGATGAGGTGTGGGTAGCGGAGAAATTCCAATCGAACTTGGAGATAGCTGGTTCTCTCCGAAATAGCTTTAGGGCTAGCCTCGTGATGAGAATACTGGAGGTAGAGCACTGTTTGGACTAGGGGGCCATCCCGGTTTACCGAATTCAGACAAACTCCGAATGCCAGATATTTATACACGGGAGTCAGACTGCGAGTGATAAGATCCGTAGTCAAAAGGGAAACAGCCCAGACCACCAGCTAAGGTCCCAAAGTAATCGTTAAGTGGAAAAGGATGTGGCGTTGCACAGACAACCAGGATGTTGGCTTAGAAGCAGCCATCATTTAAAGAGTGCGTAATAGCTCACTGGTCGAGTGACGCTGCGCCGAAAATGTATCGGGGCTAAACGATTCACCGAAGCTGTGGATTGACATCTACGATGTCAGTGGTAGGAGAGCGTTCTAAGGGCGTTGAAGTCAGACCGGAAGGACTGGTGGAGCGCTTAGAAGTGAGAATGCCGGTATGAGTAGCGAAAGACGGGTGAGAATCCCGTCCACCGTATGACTAAGGTTTCCTGAGGAAGGCTCGTCCGCTCAGGGTTAGTCGGGACCTAAGCCGAGGCCGATAGGCGTAGGCGATGGACAACAGGTTGATATTCCTGTACCACCTCCTCACCGTTTGAGAAATGGGGGGACGCAGGAGGATAGGGTAAGCGCGCTGTTGGTAATGCGCGTCCAAGCAGTAAGGTGTGTGTGTAGGCAAATCCGCACACTGTAACGCCAAGCTGTGATGGCGAGTCCGTATGGACGAAGTTCCTGATTTCACACTGCCAAGAAAAGCCTCTATCGAGGTGAGAGGTGCCCGTACCGCAAACCGACACAGGTAGTCGAGGAGAGAATCCTAAGGTGTGCGAGAGAACTCTCGTTAAGGAACTCGGCAAAATGACCCCGTAACTTCGGGAGAAGGGGTGCTCTGTTAGGGTGAAAGCCCGAGAGAGCCGCAGTGAATAGGCCCAGGCGACTGTTTAGCAAAAACACAGGTCTCTGCAAAACCGTAAGGTGACGTATAGGGGCTGACGCCTGCCCGGTGCTGGAAGGTTAAGAGGAGTGGTTAGCGCAAGCGAAGCTACGAATTGAAGCCCCAGTAAACGGCGGCCGTAACTATAACGGTCCTAAGGTAGCGAAATTCCTTGTCGGGTAAGTTCCGACCCGCACGAAAGGCGTAACGATCTGGGCACTGTCTCAACGAGAGACTCGGTGAAATTATAGTACCTGTGAAGATGCAGGTTACCCGCGACAGGACGGAAAGACCCCGTGGAGCTTTACTGTAGCCTGATATTGAATTTTGGTACAACTTGTACAGGATAGGTAGGAGCCAGAGATCTCGGAGCGCCAGCTTCGAAGGAGGCGTCGGTGGGATACTACCCTGGTTGTATTGAAATTCTAACCCATGCCCCTTAGCGGGGCAGGAGACAGTGTCAGGCGGACAGTTTGACTGGGGCGGTCGCCTCCTAAAAGGTAACGGAGGCGCCCAAAGGTTCCCTCAGAATGGTTGGAAATCATTCGTAGAGTGTAAAGGCACAAGGGAGCTTGACTGCGAGACCGACAAGTCGAGCAGGGTCGAAAGACGGGCTTAGTGATCCGGTGGTTCCGCATGGAAGGGCCATCGCTCAACGGATAAAAGCTACCCCGGGGATAACAGGCTTATCTCCCCCAAGAGTCCACATCGACGGGGAGGTTTGGCACCTCGATGTCGGCTCATCGCATCCTGGGGCTGTAGTCGGTCCCAAGGGTTGGGCTGTTCGCCCATTAAAGCGGTACGCGAGCTGGGTTCAGAACGTCGTGAGACAGTTCGGTCCCTATCCGTCGTGGGCGTAGGAAATTTGAGAGGAGCTGTCCTTAGTACGAGAGGACCGGGATGGACACACCGCTGGTGTACCAGTTGTCTTGCCAAAGGCATCGCTGGGTAGCTATGTGTGGACGGGATAAGTGCTGAAAGCATCTAAGCATGAAGCCCCCCTCAAGATGAGATTTCCCATTACGCAAGTAAGTAAGATCCCTCAAAGACGATGAGGTAGATAGGTTCGAGGTGGAAGTGTGGCGACACATGGAGCTGACGAATACTAATCGATCGAGGACTTAACCAAAACCAGTTTGACGCAATTCAATGCACCGTTTATCCAGTTTTGAAAGAATAATTCTTTCAACCAAAAGAGAGCTTCAAGCTACAAATTGAAGGTCAAATATAGTCTAGTGATAATGGCAAAGAGGTCACACCCGTTCCCATCCCGAACACGGAAGTTAAGCTCTTTCGCGCCGATGGTAGTTGGGGGCTTCCCCCTGTGAGAGTAGGACATCGCTAGGCAATCTATATAGAAAAGCAGTCAGCTAAACGCTGGTTGCTTTTTTATTTTTAAGAAATTTGTTTATAATTTAAAGAAAATATTGCAAAACTTGCTTATTCTATCATCATATATTTTCTATTATAAAATACTTTTTGCATTGCTATTTAGTTGGAATTTTTGATTAGATTTACTATGATTAAAAATCTGAATTGTCTTTCTTTTAGAAGTTTCTTGACAGTAGCAGTCCACGTTGTTAATCTTACAATTAATATTCTTTTAACCATAGGAGGAAGTTACGAAAATGTGGGAAACTAAATTTGCCAAAGAAGGTTTAACTTTTGATGATGTATTATTAGTACCAGCTCATTCCGAAGTATTACCGAAAGATGTTGATTTATCTGTTCAACTAACGCCAAAGATTAAATTAAATATTCCGTTGGTCAGTGCAGGTATGGATACAGTGACAGAGTCTAAAATGGCAATTGCTATGGCACGCCAAGGTGGTATCGGTATTATCCATAAAAATATGGGAATCGATGAGCAAGCTGAACAAGTAGAAAAAGTAAAACGTTCTGAAAATGGTGTTATTACAAACCCATTCTTCTTAACTCCGACTCATCAAGTTTTCGATGCTGAGCACTTAATGGGGAAATATAGAATCTCTGGTGTACCTATTGTAGATAGCATGGAAAACCAAAAGCTTGTAGGGATTATTACAAACCGTGACTTACGTTTTATCTCTGACTATTCTTTAAAAATTGAAGATGTTATGACAAAAGAGGATTTAATTACAGCACCTATTGGGACAACTTTAGAAGATGCTGAAAAAATTCTTCAACAATATAAAATCGAAAAACTTCCAATTGTCGATGAAGAAGGTCGATTAACTGGACTTATCACAATTAAAGACATTGAAAAAGTGATTGAATTCCCGAACGCTGCTAAAGATACACATGGTCGTTTACTTGTAGGTGCAGCTGTTGGTGTATCAAAGGATACAATGGTACGTATTGAGAAGCTTGTAGAAGCACAAGTTGATATTGTTGTAATCGATACAGCACATGGTCACTCAGAAGGTGTGTTACAAACAATTCGTTCTATCCGTGAAACATATCCAGAGCTAGAAATTATCGCTGGTAATGTAGCAACTGCAGAAGGTGCGCGTGCATTGTTTGAAGCTGGTGCAGATGTTGTGAAAGTTGGTATTGGTCCTGGCTCTATATGTACTACACGTGTAGTTGCTGGCGTAGGTGTACCGCAAATTACAGCAGTTTATGATTGTGCTACAGTAGCTCGTGAGCTTGGTAAAACAATTATTGCCGATGGTGGTATTAAATACTCTGGTGATATCGTAAAAGCTTTAGCTGCTGGTGGGAATATTGTTATGCTTGGTTCATTGCTTGCAGGTACATCTGAATCTCCAGGAGAAACAGAAATTTTCCAAGGTCGTCGCTTCAAAGTTTATCGTGGTATGGGCTCAATTGGGGCAATGGAAAAAGGTTCAAAGGATCGTTACTTCCAAGAAGATGCGAAAAAATTAGTGCCAGAAGGTATTGAGGGACGTCTTCCATATAAAGGACCTCTAGCTGATACAGTTTACCAATTAATCGGTGGTATTCGTGCTGGTATGGGCTACTGTGGAGCACCAAATCTTGAATATCTACGAGAAAATGCACAGTTTGTTAAAATGACAGGTGCAGGTCTACGTGAATCGCATCCACATGATGTACAAATTACAAAAGAATCGCCAAATTATTCAATGTAATATATTGCTTGCAACTTTTATGCTTTCGCTTCGTCTACAAAGATGGCGCGAAGGCATTTTTTTATGGTAGAGAGTCAACACGTTGATAGCTATCTATGATAAAATGTCGAGGACAAGATTATTTTTTGGAGGGCTTTCAAGGTGAAAAAGAAAATAAGCACCGTATTACGCTTACTCCTAATTCCTGTTTTGCTATTAAGCGTGTTTGCTGGTATCCCTACACAGGCAAATGCAGAAACAGATTTAGGATTAACAGTGGATGCTGCGATTTTAATTGACGCAGACTCAGGGAAAATTTTATATGAACAAAATGCAGATACTTCGCTAGGTATCGCAAGTATGACAAAAATGATGACTGAATACCTGTTATTGGACGCAATTAATGCAGGGACAGTTAAATGGGACCAAGAGTATCATGTAACAGATTATACGTATCGTATGTCGCAAAATCGTGCATTAAGTAATGTACCTTTACGTAGAGATGGATCTTATACGATTCGTGAATTATATGAGGCAATGGTTATTTATTCAGCGAATGCAGCAACAGTAGCGATTGCAGAAACAATTGCAGGCTCTGAAACTGAGTTTTTAAAGTTAATGAATAAAAAGGCGGAAGAACTTGGTTTAGAGAACTACAAATTTGTAAATGCTACGGGTCTTAATAATGCTGATTTATTTGGTATGCATCCATCAGGCACAGGACCAAAGGATGAAAATGTGATGCCTGCTAAATCTGTAGCAAAACTGGCATATCATTTGTTAAAAGATCATCCAAATGTGTTAGAAACGTCTAGCATTGCTAAGAAGATATTCCGTGAAGGTACAGAGGATGCTATTAAAATGTCTAACTGGAACTTTATGCTGCCTGGGTTAATCTATGAGTATCAAGGAGTAGATGGATTAAAAACGGGTACAACAGACTTTGCAGGTCATAGTTTTACAGGAACTGCAAAGCGTAATGATACACGTTTAATTGCAGTTGTGATGAAAGCTGTTGATGCAAATGGTGTGGGTTCATATGAAGCACGTTTCGATGCAACAGCAAAATTATTTAACTATG is part of the Lysinibacillus sp. FSL K6-0232 genome and harbors:
- the guaB gene encoding IMP dehydrogenase, whose product is MWETKFAKEGLTFDDVLLVPAHSEVLPKDVDLSVQLTPKIKLNIPLVSAGMDTVTESKMAIAMARQGGIGIIHKNMGIDEQAEQVEKVKRSENGVITNPFFLTPTHQVFDAEHLMGKYRISGVPIVDSMENQKLVGIITNRDLRFISDYSLKIEDVMTKEDLITAPIGTTLEDAEKILQQYKIEKLPIVDEEGRLTGLITIKDIEKVIEFPNAAKDTHGRLLVGAAVGVSKDTMVRIEKLVEAQVDIVVIDTAHGHSEGVLQTIRSIRETYPELEIIAGNVATAEGARALFEAGADVVKVGIGPGSICTTRVVAGVGVPQITAVYDCATVARELGKTIIADGGIKYSGDIVKALAAGGNIVMLGSLLAGTSESPGETEIFQGRRFKVYRGMGSIGAMEKGSKDRYFQEDAKKLVPEGIEGRLPYKGPLADTVYQLIGGIRAGMGYCGAPNLEYLRENAQFVKMTGAGLRESHPHDVQITKESPNYSM
- a CDS encoding D-alanyl-D-alanine carboxypeptidase family protein → MKKKISTVLRLLLIPVLLLSVFAGIPTQANAETDLGLTVDAAILIDADSGKILYEQNADTSLGIASMTKMMTEYLLLDAINAGTVKWDQEYHVTDYTYRMSQNRALSNVPLRRDGSYTIRELYEAMVIYSANAATVAIAETIAGSETEFLKLMNKKAEELGLENYKFVNATGLNNADLFGMHPSGTGPKDENVMPAKSVAKLAYHLLKDHPNVLETSSIAKKIFREGTEDAIKMSNWNFMLPGLIYEYQGVDGLKTGTTDFAGHSFTGTAKRNDTRLIAVVMKAVDANGVGSYEARFDATAKLFNYGFSQFSKEEILPANYTFKDQKTVKVTKGKEDKVEIAVKEPISFMVKSSDKDLYKPTLVLDKKSLEAGVKKDTVVGKVVLERTEGTDYGFIDGKDISSDVVTTTAVERAGRISLFFQGVGNFFGNLWGGISDFVGGLF